Proteins encoded in a region of the Haloarcula sp. CBA1129 genome:
- a CDS encoding metallophosphoesterase: protein MQIGIVSDTHDNAAQVDAAVETFVDAGCETVIHCGDFVAPFSVTPFDGDWSFYAARGNNDGEWAVQSTVAEFGTYFGEMGELTIDGHTIAVYHGTSGELVDALVDCGTYDYVFHGHTHERGHEERGGTERINPGGISIPPAPEPFSVATLSTATGEVEFHELG, encoded by the coding sequence ATGCAAATCGGTATCGTCTCTGACACGCACGACAACGCCGCGCAGGTCGACGCCGCAGTTGAGACGTTCGTGGACGCTGGCTGTGAGACAGTCATCCATTGTGGCGACTTCGTGGCTCCGTTCTCGGTGACGCCGTTCGACGGTGACTGGTCGTTTTACGCCGCCCGCGGCAACAACGACGGCGAGTGGGCGGTCCAGTCCACTGTTGCGGAGTTCGGCACGTACTTCGGCGAAATGGGCGAGCTGACCATCGATGGGCACACTATCGCGGTGTATCACGGGACCAGCGGGGAGCTCGTCGACGCGCTGGTCGACTGTGGGACCTACGACTATGTTTTCCACGGCCACACGCACGAACGCGGGCACGAGGAGCGCGGGGGCACGGAACGAATCAATCCCGGTGGCATCTCGATTCCGCCGGCCCCTGAGCCGTTCTCGGTCGCGACGCTCTCGACGGCTACTGGCGAAGTCGAATTCCACGAACTGGGGTAA
- a CDS encoding type II glyceraldehyde-3-phosphate dehydrogenase — translation MLHVGINGFGTIGKRVADAVRVQPDMTVAGVAKRSPNFEATIADDRGYDLYAADGREPFDEADLATAGTVHDLIETSDVIVDTTPSGVGAANAPLYAEHDTPAIFQGGEDADVADVSFNARANYENAVGADTARVVSCNTTGLSRLLAPLKESYGVEKSRVTLVRRGADPGQTGRGPINDTLPDPVEIPSHHGPDVQTIFPDLDIDTMGMKVPTTQMHTHSVNVTLESEPTTEEVTSLLADESRLFLIPETLGIDGAGKLKEYTRDAGRPRGDVWENCIWAESITVEGRDLYLFQAIHQEADVVPENIDAVRALSERTASAEKSIRRTDEALGVGRGLVEHDGSPQRVDSHADD, via the coding sequence ATGCTCCACGTGGGCATCAACGGCTTCGGCACCATCGGGAAACGCGTCGCTGACGCGGTGCGTGTCCAGCCAGATATGACAGTTGCGGGCGTCGCAAAGCGCTCGCCGAACTTCGAGGCAACTATCGCAGACGACCGCGGCTACGACCTCTATGCCGCGGACGGCCGCGAACCGTTCGATGAAGCCGATCTCGCGACGGCCGGTACGGTCCATGACCTCATTGAAACGAGCGACGTGATCGTCGACACCACGCCAAGTGGCGTCGGCGCGGCCAACGCGCCGCTGTATGCCGAGCACGACACGCCAGCCATCTTCCAAGGTGGAGAGGACGCCGATGTGGCAGACGTGAGCTTCAACGCCCGCGCCAACTACGAGAACGCGGTTGGGGCGGACACGGCCCGCGTCGTCTCCTGCAATACAACCGGGCTTTCACGCCTCCTCGCGCCGCTCAAAGAATCATACGGCGTCGAGAAATCGCGCGTGACACTGGTCCGACGCGGTGCCGATCCGGGCCAGACCGGTCGTGGTCCAATCAACGACACACTCCCTGACCCCGTCGAAATCCCCTCCCATCACGGTCCCGACGTCCAGACGATTTTTCCCGACCTCGACATCGACACGATGGGAATGAAGGTCCCGACGACGCAGATGCACACCCACAGCGTCAACGTCACGCTGGAGAGCGAGCCAACAACGGAGGAAGTCACGTCCCTGCTCGCTGACGAGTCGCGCCTGTTCCTCATCCCGGAGACACTCGGCATCGACGGCGCGGGGAAGCTCAAAGAGTACACCCGCGACGCCGGTCGCCCCCGCGGTGACGTATGGGAGAACTGCATCTGGGCCGAATCGATCACGGTCGAGGGGCGGGACCTCTACCTGTTCCAAGCCATCCATCAGGAAGCCGATGTCGTGCCGGAGAACATCGACGCCGTTCGCGCACTGTCCGAGCGGACCGCAAGCGCCGAGAAGAGCATTCGCCGGACCGACGAAGCCCTCGGCGTCGGCCGCGGGCTCGTCGAGCACGACGGCAGCCCACAGCGCGTCGACAGCCACGCCGACGACTAA
- a CDS encoding aminopeptidase yields the protein MDNSSLRAPAETAVKQCLNLQPDESCAVVTDDQRKAIGEALYRVAAEVTDDAVFVRYPPGEQHGAEPPAPVAGAMETADVVLAPTTKSLSHTQARTDANDAGARVATLPGISEGVFLMGLDADYHRIEQHCEDVLAQVKDAAEIRVTSPQGTDITFGIGAREWHMDTGIVHEAGEMSNLPAGEVFLAPETADGTFVVDGTMRPHGKLDGKQLTFEVEDGYVTDIDDPDIRRQVEDAADEVGRDAYNLAELGIGTNVAVTELVGSVLLDEKAGGTVHIAIGDDHAMGGDVHAPIHLDGILTEPTVYADGEVVDLPKPSGE from the coding sequence ATGGACAACTCCTCGCTTCGCGCGCCTGCAGAGACCGCGGTCAAACAGTGCCTGAACCTCCAGCCCGACGAATCGTGTGCGGTTGTCACTGATGACCAGCGGAAAGCCATTGGTGAGGCGCTGTACCGTGTCGCCGCCGAAGTCACCGACGACGCCGTTTTCGTTCGCTACCCGCCGGGCGAGCAACACGGTGCGGAACCGCCCGCGCCGGTCGCTGGCGCGATGGAAACCGCCGATGTCGTGCTCGCGCCGACGACCAAGAGCCTGAGCCACACTCAGGCCCGGACCGACGCTAACGATGCCGGCGCTCGGGTCGCGACCCTGCCCGGAATCAGCGAGGGCGTGTTTCTGATGGGGTTAGACGCCGACTACCACCGCATCGAACAGCACTGCGAGGATGTGCTGGCACAGGTGAAAGACGCCGCGGAAATCCGGGTCACCTCGCCACAGGGTACCGACATCACGTTCGGCATCGGCGCTCGCGAGTGGCATATGGACACTGGCATCGTTCACGAGGCCGGTGAAATGTCGAACCTCCCTGCTGGTGAAGTGTTTCTCGCCCCGGAAACGGCCGACGGCACGTTCGTCGTCGACGGGACGATGCGCCCCCACGGGAAGCTCGACGGCAAGCAGCTCACGTTCGAGGTCGAGGACGGCTACGTCACGGATATCGACGATCCCGATATCCGCAGGCAGGTCGAGGACGCCGCCGATGAGGTCGGACGGGACGCCTACAACCTCGCCGAGCTCGGTATCGGCACGAACGTCGCTGTGACCGAACTCGTCGGCTCCGTCCTGTTAGACGAGAAGGCCGGCGGGACGGTCCATATCGCTATCGGCGACGACCACGCGATGGGCGGCGACGTGCACGCACCGATCCATCTGGACGGAATTCTGACGGAACCGACCGTGTATGCGGACGGGGAGGTCGTAGACCTCCCGAAGCCGAGTGGTGAATGA
- a CDS encoding DUF1648 domain-containing protein, whose translation MARRQSRADIASGAIIVSTVLAGLAVWSHLPAEVAIHFSASGTPDNYVSKPAGIVLMPALMLGTLTVLKVAFRYDPPDVPRVAATITVATMAFMSAIQGLVLAWNIGYPIPFDLVLVGSLVWAVVVVGYAVKTEYTH comes from the coding sequence ATGGCACGCCGACAGAGCCGTGCTGACATCGCAAGCGGTGCCATCATCGTCTCGACCGTCCTAGCTGGCCTCGCAGTCTGGTCGCACCTCCCCGCCGAAGTCGCGATTCACTTCTCCGCGTCGGGCACACCCGATAACTACGTCTCGAAACCGGCCGGTATCGTTCTCATGCCAGCGCTGATGCTCGGAACGCTCACTGTGCTGAAAGTGGCGTTCCGCTATGACCCGCCGGACGTGCCGCGAGTGGCGGCCACGATTACCGTCGCAACGATGGCATTCATGAGTGCGATACAGGGGCTCGTGCTCGCGTGGAACATCGGCTACCCGATACCGTTCGACCTCGTCCTCGTCGGATCACTCGTCTGGGCGGTTGTCGTCGTCGGATACGCTGTGAAAACGGAATACACGCACTGA
- a CDS encoding HVO_0476 family zinc finger protein, with amino-acid sequence MTDATPGDRIALPCPACSPDLETVHEVLKPGGHVTVRCTDCDHVHKEQLPEEETLERSVVVSQDGDSFTAQVDVPADEELSVGEEFLLETEEAVVTARITSLETADGREDEAAAEDVETIWSRAVGNVSVNVTMHPKDGTHDETESFKLHVPGDYEFVVGETEEFGEEEFTVEGIHVRDDAHGYDHENMDHDGDMGIAKDINRLYVRDESTTAWSAW; translated from the coding sequence ATGACAGACGCTACACCGGGCGACCGCATCGCCCTCCCGTGTCCGGCCTGTTCGCCGGATCTGGAAACGGTTCACGAGGTGCTGAAGCCGGGCGGCCACGTGACGGTCCGCTGTACGGACTGTGACCACGTCCACAAAGAACAGCTACCGGAGGAAGAGACGCTGGAGCGAAGTGTCGTCGTCTCACAGGACGGGGACTCCTTTACCGCACAGGTCGACGTGCCGGCCGATGAAGAGCTGTCCGTCGGCGAGGAGTTCCTGCTGGAGACCGAGGAAGCCGTCGTGACGGCTCGGATTACCAGCTTAGAGACCGCCGACGGCCGCGAGGACGAGGCGGCCGCCGAAGACGTCGAAACCATCTGGTCGCGGGCCGTCGGAAACGTCTCGGTCAACGTCACGATGCATCCGAAGGACGGCACCCACGACGAGACTGAGAGCTTCAAACTCCACGTTCCCGGCGACTACGAGTTCGTCGTCGGCGAGACCGAGGAGTTCGGAGAGGAGGAGTTCACCGTCGAGGGGATTCACGTCCGCGACGACGCTCACGGCTACGACCACGAGAACATGGACCACGACGGCGACATGGGTATCGCGAAGGATATCAACCGACTGTACGTTAGGGACGAGTCGACCACGGCGTGGTCGGCGTGGTAG
- a CDS encoding protein-L-isoaspartate(D-aspartate) O-methyltransferase — translation MADWGRERSRLADRLRERIDDEAVLAAIASVPRHLFVPADKRRDAYADRPLPIGSGQTISAPHMVAIMADLLDLSPGDRVLEIGTGCGYHAAVTAELVGPENVYSVEYHASLAEAARETLEATGYGAVSVRAGDGKEGWPEHAPYDRTYLTCAAPDYPAPLIDQTRDGGVLLAPLGDGQQRLVRARKRADGTLDRTDHGGVRFVPLR, via the coding sequence GTGGCCGACTGGGGCCGGGAGCGGTCGCGACTGGCCGACCGTCTGCGAGAGCGTATCGACGACGAGGCCGTTCTCGCGGCGATAGCGTCGGTTCCCCGCCATCTGTTCGTCCCGGCCGACAAGCGACGTGATGCCTACGCCGACCGCCCTCTTCCTATCGGCTCGGGCCAGACGATTTCTGCGCCGCATATGGTCGCAATCATGGCCGACCTGCTCGACCTGTCCCCGGGAGACCGGGTGCTGGAAATCGGGACCGGCTGTGGCTATCACGCGGCGGTGACCGCCGAACTGGTCGGCCCCGAGAACGTCTACAGCGTGGAGTACCACGCGTCGCTGGCCGAGGCGGCACGAGAGACGCTGGAAGCGACCGGCTACGGCGCGGTTTCCGTTCGAGCCGGCGACGGCAAGGAGGGATGGCCCGAACACGCGCCCTACGACCGGACGTATCTGACCTGCGCCGCGCCGGATTACCCCGCTCCGCTCATCGACCAGACCCGCGATGGCGGGGTCCTTTTGGCTCCACTCGGCGACGGTCAACAGCGCCTCGTTCGGGCGAGGAAACGGGCTGACGGCACGCTCGACAGGACCGATCACGGCGGCGTCCGGTTCGTCCCGCTGCGGTAG
- a CDS encoding protein-L-isoaspartate O-methyltransferase, translated as MDPAVLRDDMVDSLQHESKGVVRSAWLSTAMRAVPREAFVGEQQAYSDRPFERLGTRVLSPSTAGRMLEILSPDADDDVLVVGAGVGYTAAVLAEHVGAANVQAIDITRRLVVEARQNLADAGYDAVLVDRRDGADGLPEYAPYDRILLEAAAIDPPRALLQQLTEDGQLVMPLGTGEQSLAVVDADGSVQRHGTVAFQPMLVEGEQADTVERNRTHREDREHARRAAQSRAGWEQEWIDWDG; from the coding sequence ATGGACCCGGCGGTACTGCGGGACGACATGGTCGACAGCCTACAACACGAGAGCAAGGGTGTCGTCCGGAGCGCGTGGCTGTCGACAGCGATGCGTGCCGTCCCCCGTGAGGCCTTCGTCGGCGAGCAACAGGCCTACTCCGACCGCCCGTTTGAACGCCTCGGCACACGTGTACTCTCGCCCAGTACCGCTGGTCGAATGCTCGAAATACTGTCGCCCGATGCGGACGACGACGTACTCGTGGTCGGTGCCGGCGTCGGCTACACGGCTGCAGTGCTGGCAGAGCACGTCGGCGCGGCCAACGTTCAGGCGATAGACATCACGCGTCGGCTCGTCGTCGAAGCCCGCCAGAACCTCGCAGATGCAGGCTATGACGCCGTTTTAGTGGATCGCCGTGACGGGGCTGACGGGCTGCCCGAATACGCGCCCTACGACCGAATCCTCTTGGAAGCCGCCGCTATCGACCCACCCAGAGCGCTTCTCCAGCAACTAACCGAGGACGGGCAGCTCGTGATGCCGCTGGGCACCGGCGAACAGTCACTGGCTGTCGTCGACGCCGATGGTTCGGTCCAGCGCCACGGGACCGTCGCGTTCCAGCCGATGCTCGTCGAGGGCGAGCAGGCCGATACCGTCGAGCGCAACCGGACCCACCGCGAGGACCGCGAGCACGCCCGGCGGGCGGCCCAGTCCCGAGCTGGCTGGGAGCAGGAGTGGATCGACTGGGACGGCTAG
- a CDS encoding carboxypeptidase regulatory-like domain-containing protein, whose product MSDSLWRDERAIEGLPIRLVIALVVGVACLSVMMSTISGIETLQVTEVDVEPHPEVTNPGTQDVVVTVIDSNGSPVSGATVVTKSGTATLSSVKTGETGSAGNVTLSLSPSLGPNQQDGTVTFEVKPPAGSHYEDARSNTDLLVVESP is encoded by the coding sequence ATGTCAGATTCGCTGTGGCGTGACGAACGTGCTATCGAGGGGCTGCCGATTCGGCTCGTCATCGCACTGGTGGTCGGCGTCGCCTGCCTCTCCGTGATGATGAGCACCATCTCTGGAATCGAGACGCTGCAAGTAACGGAAGTCGATGTGGAGCCTCACCCCGAAGTGACTAATCCGGGGACACAGGATGTCGTTGTCACCGTCATAGATTCCAACGGGTCGCCCGTGTCCGGCGCGACGGTAGTCACAAAAAGCGGGACAGCAACGCTTTCGTCGGTCAAGACTGGCGAGACAGGAAGTGCAGGGAACGTGACGCTCTCACTGTCGCCGTCGCTCGGTCCGAATCAACAGGACGGCACAGTCACTTTCGAAGTGAAACCACCGGCGGGGAGTCACTACGAGGACGCCCGCTCGAACACCGACCTACTCGTCGTCGAGTCGCCCTAG
- a CDS encoding ATP-binding protein, giving the protein MVVIGCKEATGATARLGHYRARDGSRGAAVDLDVDQPHVGLVVGKRGSGKTYTLGVLAEGLLAAEGVAPVVVDPMGAFTPLGTADVSAMVIDPSVRADALGPRQWCIVLGLDPEQGAGALVWRAATECTTLDGMRSWVAESDAAASTARAAANHLALAASWDIFDAAGIETEALFTDGLTVLDLSGLDSRPAGVVLAAVSTALYDARMAEQTSRLPWLLVDEAHAFTDGVARRPLRRLVTRGRQPGVSCVLATQRPNAIPPTTVSQADLLVAHRLTSTADIDALQAAQPTYLDGDFAARLPEKTGDALVVDDGTESVHHLTVRERRTPHGGETPRASALVADTHHEVSAGWSEP; this is encoded by the coding sequence ATGGTCGTTATCGGGTGCAAGGAAGCGACGGGAGCGACGGCGCGGCTGGGGCACTATCGGGCCCGCGATGGGAGCCGTGGCGCTGCGGTCGACCTCGATGTCGACCAGCCACACGTTGGCCTCGTCGTCGGCAAACGTGGGTCTGGGAAGACGTACACGCTCGGCGTCCTCGCTGAAGGGTTGCTGGCCGCGGAGGGAGTCGCACCGGTCGTCGTCGACCCGATGGGGGCGTTCACACCGCTTGGCACCGCGGACGTGTCTGCGATGGTGATCGACCCCAGCGTTCGCGCGGACGCGCTCGGCCCGCGCCAGTGGTGCATAGTGCTTGGCCTCGACCCGGAACAGGGCGCGGGAGCGCTCGTGTGGCGAGCGGCGACCGAGTGTACGACCCTTGATGGGATGCGTTCGTGGGTGGCCGAATCGGATGCCGCGGCGAGCACTGCCCGCGCAGCGGCGAACCATCTCGCACTCGCCGCGTCATGGGACATCTTCGATGCTGCGGGTATCGAGACGGAGGCGCTATTCACCGACGGCCTGACCGTACTCGACCTGTCGGGACTCGATTCGCGGCCGGCCGGTGTCGTTCTCGCTGCTGTCTCGACCGCGCTGTACGACGCTCGGATGGCCGAACAGACGAGTCGGCTGCCGTGGCTGCTGGTCGACGAGGCCCACGCGTTCACCGACGGGGTGGCCCGACGGCCGCTCCGCCGACTCGTCACTCGGGGCCGCCAGCCCGGCGTGAGTTGCGTGCTGGCGACACAGCGACCCAATGCCATCCCGCCGACGACCGTCTCACAGGCGGACCTGCTCGTCGCCCATCGGCTGACGAGTACGGCTGACATCGACGCGCTACAGGCGGCCCAGCCGACGTATCTCGATGGAGACTTCGCGGCTCGGCTACCCGAGAAAACGGGTGACGCGCTCGTCGTCGATGACGGCACCGAATCCGTCCACCACCTGACGGTCCGTGAGCGGCGGACGCCCCACGGCGGCGAGACGCCGCGAGCCAGTGCCCTCGTAGCAGACACACATCACGAAGTCTCTGCAGGGTGGTCTGAACCCTGA
- the crcB gene encoding fluoride efflux transporter CrcB, whose translation MVTIEPAHLVGAGGAIGALARHYLTGAVKRETFPLGTLTVNAIGSFVLGLLTFAGVTGDAALLLGVGACGSFTTFSSFSVETVRLWEDGHVTLSVLNAVGNLVCALIGIGLAWGVVRIV comes from the coding sequence ATGGTCACTATCGAGCCAGCACATTTGGTCGGAGCCGGCGGCGCTATTGGCGCGCTCGCTCGCCACTACCTGACGGGAGCCGTCAAGCGAGAGACGTTCCCGCTCGGGACGCTCACGGTGAACGCTATCGGAAGCTTCGTCCTCGGACTGCTGACGTTCGCTGGTGTGACCGGCGACGCGGCATTGCTACTCGGTGTCGGTGCGTGTGGATCGTTCACGACGTTCTCCTCGTTTTCGGTCGAGACGGTACGGCTGTGGGAGGACGGCCACGTGACGCTTTCCGTGCTCAACGCTGTCGGGAACCTTGTCTGTGCACTGATCGGCATCGGGTTAGCTTGGGGCGTCGTTCGGATCGTGTAA
- a CDS encoding CrcB family protein, whose protein sequence is MADTHPLVTVETIVLVGLGGFAGSNLRYFVGLFLPGLQGTLLVNALGSFALGVLVYEGLQVGALASETKLAASTGFISSFTTYSTFVVETVLTPEWAVANIVGSYAMGFAGVLVGQTAVRLLAGGER, encoded by the coding sequence ATGGCAGACACCCACCCACTGGTAACGGTCGAAACTATCGTCCTCGTCGGTCTCGGAGGGTTTGCGGGCTCGAACCTCCGGTATTTTGTCGGCCTCTTCCTTCCGGGGTTGCAGGGGACGCTGCTGGTCAACGCCCTCGGCAGTTTCGCGCTCGGCGTGCTCGTGTACGAAGGCCTGCAAGTCGGTGCGCTGGCCAGTGAGACGAAACTGGCCGCCTCGACTGGCTTCATTTCGTCGTTTACCACCTACAGTACGTTCGTAGTTGAGACGGTGCTGACGCCCGAGTGGGCCGTCGCGAATATCGTCGGCAGCTACGCCATGGGGTTTGCCGGCGTCCTTGTCGGTCAGACAGCCGTCCGCCTGCTCGCCGGAGGTGAGCGGTGA
- a CDS encoding archaea-specific SMC-related protein translates to MSESKQGSSVAHFDVTNIGGIDETTVDIPPGVTVLTGKNATNRTSFLQSIMAAMGSTQATLKGDADEGSVALTYGDEVYERTLTRAGDAVQFDGDGYLDDPEVADLFAFLLETNEARRSVARGDDLREIIMRPVDIDAIRSEVEQLEAEKGDINDELATVESRQRDLPDLEQRRTELREQIEEKREELAEREEEIDNSSRDIEESRQEQDVLEEKLDELRSTRSDLESVRRDIEAQEESISSLKRERSDLEDELDELPETPIGDQQHLEDEIASLRDQRQRLNSEISDLQSLIQYNEERLEEEDYDVIQSLEDAPEGSDGAVTEQLLEGEDEESVVCWTCGSTVDREQIEDTVDRLQDLRRQKVEDLNDIKSELDDLKSDQREAEKKQRRRENVERKIQETETEIERREEQITSLKDRREELTEDVEALEDEVDNLESEDFDEILSLHREANQLEFEIDSLESDLDDVSAEIEEIEEMVKRADDLREERDALVDELTDKRTKIDQIEANAVDQFNEHMDAILGILEYENLERIWIERVEQTVREGRQKVDRTVFELHIVRTTENGAAYEDTIEHLSESEREVTGLIFALAGYLVHDLHESVPFMLLDSLEAIDSARIAELVEYFADYAEHLVVALLPEDAQALDDDFNRITSI, encoded by the coding sequence ATGTCAGAATCAAAGCAGGGATCTAGTGTCGCCCATTTCGATGTAACCAATATCGGTGGGATCGACGAGACGACAGTCGATATTCCACCGGGCGTGACGGTGCTGACGGGGAAGAACGCCACAAACCGGACGTCGTTTCTGCAGTCTATTATGGCAGCGATGGGGAGTACGCAGGCGACGCTGAAAGGCGACGCCGACGAGGGGAGCGTTGCCCTCACGTACGGAGATGAGGTGTATGAGCGGACGCTCACACGGGCAGGCGACGCTGTTCAGTTTGACGGTGACGGATACCTTGACGACCCCGAGGTCGCCGACCTGTTCGCGTTCCTTCTCGAAACCAACGAAGCGCGCCGGTCAGTTGCCCGCGGCGACGATCTCCGCGAAATCATCATGCGGCCGGTCGACATCGACGCGATCCGTTCGGAAGTCGAACAACTGGAAGCGGAGAAAGGCGACATCAACGACGAACTCGCCACAGTTGAGTCCCGCCAGCGCGACCTTCCGGACCTCGAACAGCGCCGAACCGAACTCCGCGAACAGATCGAGGAGAAACGCGAGGAACTGGCCGAGCGCGAGGAGGAGATAGACAACAGCAGCCGGGATATCGAGGAGAGCCGTCAGGAACAGGATGTCCTCGAAGAGAAACTCGACGAACTCCGCTCGACGCGGTCAGACCTCGAATCTGTCCGGCGTGATATCGAGGCACAGGAGGAGAGTATCTCCTCGCTGAAACGCGAACGATCCGATCTCGAAGACGAGCTGGACGAACTACCGGAGACGCCGATAGGCGACCAGCAGCACCTCGAAGACGAGATCGCAAGCCTGCGCGACCAGCGCCAGCGGCTGAACAGCGAGATTTCCGACCTCCAGAGCCTCATCCAGTATAACGAGGAACGGCTCGAAGAGGAAGACTACGACGTCATCCAGTCGCTCGAAGACGCGCCTGAAGGCTCCGACGGGGCGGTGACGGAGCAACTCCTCGAAGGCGAGGACGAGGAATCCGTCGTCTGCTGGACGTGTGGATCGACCGTTGATCGCGAGCAGATCGAAGATACCGTCGACCGCTTGCAGGACCTCCGCCGGCAGAAGGTCGAAGACCTCAACGACATCAAATCGGAACTCGACGACCTCAAGTCAGACCAGCGCGAAGCCGAAAAGAAGCAGCGCCGTCGCGAGAACGTCGAGCGGAAGATACAGGAGACGGAAACGGAGATCGAACGCCGCGAAGAGCAGATCACGTCGCTGAAGGATCGGCGCGAGGAGCTGACGGAGGATGTCGAGGCGCTGGAAGACGAGGTGGACAACCTCGAATCCGAGGACTTCGACGAAATCCTCTCGCTGCACCGGGAGGCGAACCAGCTCGAGTTCGAGATCGATAGCTTGGAGTCCGACCTCGATGACGTGTCGGCCGAAATCGAGGAGATCGAGGAGATGGTCAAGCGAGCCGACGACCTCCGCGAGGAGCGCGATGCGCTGGTCGACGAACTCACCGACAAGCGGACGAAGATCGACCAGATCGAGGCTAACGCCGTCGACCAGTTCAACGAGCACATGGACGCTATCCTCGGGATTCTGGAGTACGAGAACCTCGAACGTATCTGGATAGAGCGCGTCGAGCAGACCGTCCGCGAGGGCCGCCAGAAGGTCGACCGCACGGTGTTCGAACTCCACATCGTTCGGACGACCGAGAACGGCGCGGCCTACGAAGACACCATCGAGCACCTCAGCGAGAGCGAGCGTGAAGTGACTGGGCTCATCTTCGCGCTGGCGGGCTATCTGGTGCACGATCTTCACGAGAGCGTTCCGTTCATGCTGCTTGACTCGCTGGAAGCCATCGACTCGGCGCGGATCGCCGAACTCGTCGAGTACTTCGCCGACTACGCCGAGCATCTGGTCGTCGCCCTCCTGCCGGAGGACGCCCAAGCGCTCGACGACGACTTCAACCGCATTACCTCGATCTAA
- the rdfA gene encoding rod-determining factor RdfA, whose product MANTTDGRPSSKVARLIDEYELDGLGAEMEARWTGDGEERMSLRDLAEFFNKRLLERELVGAGLSALESDVESTYENLTGDDISTGVRTDTVNRLERNGVDVESLETDFITYQAIRSYLKEWRGAEYQGLSDDEKIEKDLESIQRLLTRTLSVTDQRIEKLRDTGRIDIEDFEVFLDAQVLCQSCGSQYAVAEFFEQSGCECQQD is encoded by the coding sequence ATGGCGAATACGACAGACGGCCGACCGTCGAGTAAAGTCGCTCGGCTCATCGACGAGTACGAACTCGATGGACTCGGTGCGGAGATGGAGGCCCGCTGGACGGGCGACGGTGAAGAGCGCATGAGCCTCCGTGACCTCGCGGAGTTTTTCAACAAGCGCCTCCTCGAACGCGAACTGGTCGGTGCGGGCCTAAGCGCCCTTGAAAGCGATGTGGAATCGACCTACGAGAACCTCACCGGTGACGACATCAGCACGGGCGTTCGGACTGACACTGTCAACCGACTCGAACGCAACGGCGTCGACGTCGAAAGTCTTGAAACCGATTTCATCACCTACCAAGCCATCCGGTCGTATTTGAAGGAGTGGCGCGGCGCGGAGTATCAGGGGCTGTCCGACGACGAGAAGATCGAAAAGGACCTCGAAAGCATCCAGCGGCTACTGACCCGAACACTGTCGGTCACCGACCAGCGCATCGAGAAACTGCGCGATACGGGCCGCATCGATATCGAGGACTTCGAGGTGTTTCTGGACGCGCAGGTACTGTGCCAGTCATGTGGCAGCCAGTACGCCGTCGCGGAGTTCTTCGAGCAGAGCGGCTGTGAGTGTCAGCAGGACTGA